Proteins found in one Herbiconiux sp. A18JL235 genomic segment:
- a CDS encoding LLM class flavin-dependent oxidoreductase, whose amino-acid sequence MPDYLHPLRFGSFITPIAAAPQHPVDLALLSEELGLDLVTFQDHPYQAAFQDTWTLLSWVAAKTSRIHVSGNVLNLPLRQPAVLARALASLDRLSDGRVELGIGTGGYFEAMATMGAPLLTPAEAVSGLDEALDIIRGIWDTTDASPLHVDGTHHRVAGAARGPAPAHDIPIWVGAYKPRMQRILGRKGDGWLPSLPWLKPGDVERGNRIIDDSARAAGRAPSDVTRLMNVTPQYDADELAELAIEHGVSVFILGSDDPRELERFATRTAPEIRGRVETARSAKGSRVAAQGVRGVQAAPAVQAPREFHDDPIPDALAPRVLLPGDRGYERYTSGYFRGARPGLVVRPESPAEVQQAVRFAARHRDLPLGLLSGGHGLSGRSLNDGGIVIALDALNGIAIGEGSTVRVGPGARWGEVAKALSPHGLALTAGDYGGVGVGGLATTAGIGWFARERGLTIDHLRSVEIVTADGELVHASDTENPDLFWAVRGAGANFGVVVSFEFEAHPVSQEVGFAMLVYAPDDLTAFLEGWGAAIEGADPTVTGTLMIGPARPGAPAAVQAMIVVDEHDPDTVVRRLQPFARLAPLTDQSVQLVPYAALLELPAGGEQQHGRGEPHGHSGLVRHLDHDVAQKLTRLISSRSSFILSIRSAGGAVADQRADATAYAWRDANFLLAMIGSGSGEVEQRWAELVPSLEGMYLSFETDTGPEVLARAFPPAHLARLRRLKSVWDPTGLFRDNFFIDPAPSGA is encoded by the coding sequence ATGCCTGACTACCTCCATCCGCTCCGCTTCGGGAGCTTCATCACGCCGATCGCGGCAGCCCCGCAGCACCCCGTCGACCTCGCTCTGCTGAGCGAGGAGCTGGGCCTCGATCTCGTGACGTTCCAAGACCATCCGTATCAGGCGGCGTTCCAGGACACGTGGACGCTCCTGTCGTGGGTCGCCGCGAAGACCTCGCGCATCCACGTCTCGGGCAACGTGCTCAACCTACCCTTGCGGCAGCCCGCGGTCTTGGCCCGCGCCCTGGCGAGTCTCGACCGGTTGAGCGACGGCCGGGTGGAGCTCGGCATCGGCACGGGCGGGTACTTCGAGGCGATGGCGACGATGGGCGCGCCACTGCTGACCCCCGCCGAAGCGGTGAGCGGTCTCGACGAGGCGCTCGACATCATCCGGGGCATCTGGGACACCACGGATGCGTCGCCGCTGCACGTCGACGGCACGCACCACCGGGTCGCGGGGGCGGCCCGCGGGCCGGCACCGGCCCACGACATCCCGATCTGGGTGGGGGCGTACAAACCGCGGATGCAGCGCATCCTGGGCCGGAAGGGCGACGGGTGGCTGCCGAGCCTGCCGTGGCTGAAGCCGGGCGACGTCGAGCGGGGCAACCGCATCATCGACGACTCCGCCCGCGCGGCGGGGCGCGCACCGAGTGACGTGACCCGGCTGATGAACGTGACACCGCAGTACGACGCCGACGAACTGGCCGAACTCGCGATCGAGCACGGTGTGAGCGTGTTCATCCTGGGGTCGGACGACCCGCGAGAGCTCGAGAGGTTCGCGACCCGGACGGCCCCCGAGATCCGCGGACGGGTGGAGACGGCGAGGAGCGCGAAGGGATCGCGCGTCGCAGCGCAGGGAGTGCGGGGAGTGCAGGCAGCGCCGGCGGTTCAGGCACCACGCGAGTTCCACGACGACCCCATCCCCGACGCGCTCGCCCCGCGGGTTCTCCTGCCGGGCGATCGCGGCTACGAGAGGTACACCTCCGGGTACTTCCGCGGCGCCCGCCCGGGTCTGGTCGTCCGTCCGGAATCCCCGGCCGAGGTGCAGCAGGCCGTGCGCTTCGCCGCCCGCCATCGCGACCTGCCGCTCGGCCTGCTCAGCGGAGGCCACGGCCTGTCGGGACGGTCGCTCAACGACGGCGGCATCGTCATCGCCCTCGACGCGCTGAACGGTATCGCGATCGGCGAGGGGAGCACGGTGAGGGTCGGCCCCGGAGCCCGCTGGGGCGAGGTCGCGAAGGCTCTCTCCCCGCACGGCCTCGCGCTCACGGCGGGCGACTACGGCGGTGTCGGCGTCGGCGGGCTCGCCACCACGGCGGGAATCGGATGGTTCGCCCGCGAACGCGGTCTCACCATCGACCACCTCCGTTCGGTCGAGATCGTCACCGCCGACGGCGAGCTCGTGCACGCGAGCGACACCGAGAACCCCGACCTGTTCTGGGCGGTGCGGGGTGCGGGGGCGAACTTCGGGGTCGTGGTGTCGTTCGAGTTCGAGGCCCACCCCGTCTCGCAGGAGGTGGGGTTCGCGATGCTCGTCTACGCGCCCGACGACCTCACCGCGTTCCTCGAGGGCTGGGGTGCGGCGATCGAGGGCGCCGACCCGACCGTGACCGGCACGCTCATGATCGGCCCCGCGAGGCCGGGTGCCCCGGCGGCCGTGCAGGCGATGATCGTCGTCGACGAGCACGACCCCGACACCGTGGTGCGGCGGCTTCAGCCCTTCGCCCGACTCGCGCCCCTGACCGACCAGTCGGTGCAGCTGGTCCCCTACGCGGCACTGCTCGAGCTCCCCGCCGGAGGTGAGCAGCAGCACGGCCGGGGCGAACCCCACGGGCACTCGGGTCTCGTGCGCCACCTCGACCACGACGTGGCGCAGAAGCTGACGCGACTGATCTCGTCGAGGTCGTCGTTCATCCTGTCCATCCGCTCCGCCGGCGGCGCCGTCGCAGATCAGCGGGCGGATGCGACGGCGTACGCCTGGCGCGACGCGAACTTCCTCCTCGCCATGATCGGCAGCGGCAGCGGAGAGGTCGAGCAGCGCTGGGCCGAGTTGGTTCCGTCGCTCGAGGGCATGTACCTCAGCTTCGAGACCGACACCGGGCCCGAGGTGCTCGCCCGCGCCTTCCCGCCCGCGCACCTGGCGCGGCTGCGCCGGCTGAAGTCGGTGTGGGACCCGACCGGCCTCTTCCGCGACAACTTCTTCATCGATCCCGCTCCGAGCGGGGCCTGA
- a CDS encoding pyridoxamine 5'-phosphate oxidase family protein: MGKLFDEIDDTLAGWIEAQPLWFVATAPLAEDGHVNVSPRGHDTLSVLGPRRVAWVDYTGSGVETIAHLRENGRICLMFVSYDGRPRIVRLHGTGSVLLPGETGFDEVVARHPDNPSTRAVIAVDVTRISDSCGWGVPVMDVREERDLIRLHAEKKGPAGMEEYRRRKNALSIDGLPGL, from the coding sequence ATGGGCAAGCTCTTCGACGAGATCGACGACACATTGGCGGGGTGGATCGAGGCGCAGCCGCTCTGGTTCGTCGCCACCGCGCCCCTCGCGGAGGACGGGCACGTCAACGTCTCCCCCCGAGGTCATGACACGCTGTCGGTGCTCGGGCCGCGGCGCGTCGCCTGGGTCGACTACACCGGCAGCGGGGTCGAGACGATCGCGCACCTCCGCGAGAACGGGCGCATCTGCCTGATGTTCGTGTCGTACGACGGCCGCCCTCGCATCGTGCGTCTGCACGGGACGGGTTCCGTGCTCCTCCCCGGCGAGACCGGGTTCGACGAGGTGGTGGCCAGGCACCCCGACAATCCGAGCACGCGCGCCGTCATCGCCGTCGACGTCACCCGCATCAGCGACTCGTGCGGGTGGGGCGTGCCGGTGATGGACGTGCGCGAGGAGCGCGACCTCATCCGGCTCCACGCCGAGAAGAAGGGGCCGGCCGGGATGGAGGAGTACCGCCGCCGGAAGAACGCGCTCAGCATCGACGGACTGCCGGGCCTCTAG
- a CDS encoding TetR/AcrR family transcriptional regulator C-terminal domain-containing protein, producing the protein MARFETPRRHRRDDVAQTALRILDDHGLPELTMRRLAAALDVQPSALYWHFENKQTLIADLADRIVATADARPAAQPDHSKEGSRPGPDVWRDVVRGEAHALRDALLAYRDGAEVVSSTYALGLGSGRALERLRASVALGGFDEPTAERAATALLHFILGHVSHEQQRMQYDAFGVVAPSAALEPRGAKSSRRSGEQATGFAFGVDLLVSGLGSLASSSFRETSEPAAR; encoded by the coding sequence GTGGCTCGATTCGAAACTCCGCGCAGGCACCGCCGTGACGACGTCGCCCAGACGGCCTTGCGCATCCTCGACGACCACGGTCTCCCCGAGCTCACCATGCGGCGGCTCGCCGCCGCCCTCGACGTGCAGCCGAGTGCGCTCTACTGGCACTTCGAGAACAAGCAGACGCTCATCGCCGACCTCGCCGACCGCATCGTCGCCACCGCGGATGCGCGCCCTGCCGCCCAGCCCGACCATTCGAAGGAGGGCAGCCGGCCCGGCCCTGACGTGTGGCGCGACGTCGTGCGCGGCGAGGCACACGCCCTCCGCGACGCCCTGCTCGCCTACCGCGACGGCGCCGAGGTCGTCTCGAGCACCTACGCTCTCGGCCTCGGTTCGGGCCGTGCGCTCGAACGGCTGCGCGCATCCGTCGCCCTGGGCGGCTTCGACGAGCCCACCGCCGAGCGGGCGGCAACCGCCCTGCTGCACTTCATCCTCGGCCACGTCTCGCACGAGCAGCAGCGGATGCAGTACGACGCGTTCGGCGTCGTAGCGCCCTCCGCCGCGCTCGAGCCGCGGGGGGCGAAGTCGTCTCGACGGTCCGGTGAGCAGGCCACCGGTTTCGCCTTCGGTGTCGACCTGCTGGTGTCGGGCCTCGGCTCGCTGGCATCGAGCAGTTTCCGAGAAACGTCGGAGCCCGCTGCTCGGTAA
- a CDS encoding energy-coupling factor ABC transporter ATP-binding protein, whose protein sequence is MTAPPAVELSRVTVRLGETVALDDVSLRLDARRIAVIGSNGSGKSTFARLLGGLTRATAGSVDVHGIDPVRQVAALRRAVGFVFSNPDAQIVMPTVAEDAAFSLRGSGRSKAEIAGLVDEALAEFGLTELADRSAHELSGGQKQLLALCGAFIRRPSLLVADEPTAYLDARNSRAVARHLLSPDAGHQLVLVTHDLELAARCDVAVLFDEGRVAVQGEPATVIAAYLGSLGSIP, encoded by the coding sequence GTGACGGCTCCTCCCGCCGTCGAGCTGTCGCGGGTGACAGTGCGGCTCGGCGAGACCGTGGCGCTCGACGACGTCTCGCTGCGCCTCGACGCCCGCCGCATCGCGGTGATCGGCTCGAACGGATCGGGCAAGAGCACCTTCGCCCGCCTCCTCGGCGGCCTCACCCGCGCCACCGCCGGGAGCGTCGACGTGCACGGCATCGACCCGGTGCGCCAGGTGGCGGCGCTCCGCCGCGCCGTCGGCTTCGTGTTCAGCAACCCCGACGCGCAGATCGTCATGCCCACCGTCGCAGAAGACGCGGCCTTCTCGCTGCGCGGTTCGGGTCGCTCGAAGGCCGAGATCGCCGGTCTGGTCGACGAGGCACTCGCCGAGTTCGGCCTCACCGAGCTCGCAGACCGCTCGGCGCACGAACTCTCGGGCGGGCAGAAGCAGCTGCTCGCGCTGTGCGGCGCATTCATCCGCCGGCCGAGCCTGCTCGTCGCCGACGAGCCCACCGCCTACCTCGACGCGCGCAACAGCCGCGCCGTGGCGCGCCACCTGCTGAGCCCGGATGCGGGCCACCAGCTCGTGCTCGTCACCCACGATCTCGAGCTGGCCGCCCGCTGCGACGTCGCGGTGCTGTTCGACGAGGGCAGGGTGGCGGTGCAGGGCGAGCCCGCCACCGTGATCGCCGCCTACCTCGGGAGCCTCGGGAGCATCCCGTGA
- a CDS encoding VOC family protein, giving the protein MTVSISHVHIYVDDPDAAMLFYRDTLGLTVQNEVAHENFRWITLTAPSQPEIQIVLSQPQAGRSAEDGAALAALLAKGELGQVQFSTADLDATFEKVVATPGVEVLQEPADQFWGARDAAVRDPAGNLVRIQQA; this is encoded by the coding sequence ATGACAGTCTCCATCAGCCACGTGCACATCTACGTCGACGACCCCGACGCCGCCATGCTGTTCTACCGCGACACCCTCGGGCTCACCGTGCAGAACGAGGTCGCCCACGAGAACTTCCGCTGGATCACCCTCACCGCCCCGTCGCAGCCCGAGATCCAGATCGTGCTCTCACAGCCCCAGGCGGGCCGGTCGGCCGAAGACGGGGCGGCGCTCGCCGCACTCCTCGCCAAGGGCGAGCTCGGGCAGGTGCAGTTCAGCACCGCCGATCTCGACGCCACGTTCGAGAAGGTCGTCGCCACGCCGGGCGTGGAGGTGCTGCAGGAACCCGCCGACCAGTTCTGGGGCGCCCGCGACGCGGCGGTGCGTGACCCCGCCGGCAACCTGGTGCGCATCCAGCAGGCCTGA
- a CDS encoding alpha/beta hydrolase, which translates to MTILYRAPDGTAFETTEALDQQYDLLASLPQHSEGRDYDSYLASYNARSEQARHDLDCELSIPYGPTRAETLDVFPGRPGGPLVVFVHGGSWIELTSKEFSFVASGLVAGGATVVVPTYALCPAVTIDEITRQVRAAVAWAHRNGDSYGADVDRLVVVGHSAGGHLVGRLLATDWESDYGLPASVISGGCAITGIFDLRPIPFTGDQPYLRLTADQVLRESPILNLPITAPPLLVTFGGRQPREYLRQSLDFFRAWTGAGLPGECWERAGLNHFDELDDLERPDSELTRRILALATQAA; encoded by the coding sequence ATGACGATCCTCTACCGCGCTCCCGACGGCACAGCATTCGAGACGACGGAGGCGCTCGACCAGCAGTACGACCTCCTGGCATCACTGCCGCAGCACTCCGAGGGTCGCGACTACGACTCGTACCTCGCCTCCTACAACGCCAGGTCGGAGCAGGCGCGTCACGATCTCGACTGCGAGCTGAGCATCCCGTACGGCCCGACCAGGGCCGAGACCCTCGACGTCTTCCCCGGACGCCCGGGCGGGCCCCTTGTCGTCTTCGTGCACGGGGGGTCGTGGATCGAGCTGACCAGCAAGGAGTTCAGCTTCGTGGCCTCGGGGCTCGTCGCCGGAGGCGCCACGGTCGTGGTTCCCACCTACGCCCTCTGCCCCGCCGTCACGATCGACGAGATCACCCGCCAAGTCAGGGCCGCTGTGGCCTGGGCCCACCGTAACGGCGACTCCTACGGGGCTGATGTCGACCGCCTCGTCGTCGTGGGCCACTCGGCCGGCGGTCACCTGGTGGGGAGGCTCCTCGCCACCGACTGGGAGAGCGACTACGGGCTGCCGGCATCCGTCATCAGCGGCGGATGCGCGATCACCGGCATCTTCGACCTGCGGCCGATCCCGTTCACGGGCGATCAGCCCTACCTGCGGCTCACCGCCGACCAGGTACTGCGCGAGAGCCCGATCCTCAATCTGCCGATCACTGCCCCGCCGCTCCTGGTGACGTTCGGCGGCCGGCAGCCGCGCGAGTACCTCCGGCAGTCGCTCGACTTCTTCCGGGCATGGACGGGCGCCGGTCTCCCCGGCGAGTGCTGGGAGCGCGCCGGCCTCAACCACTTCGACGAGCTCGACGACCTCGAGCGACCCGACTCGGAGCTCACCCGGCGGATTCTTGCCCTCGCTACCCAGGCGGCATGA
- a CDS encoding alpha/beta fold hydrolase, whose protein sequence is MATTVLVHGAMHGGWAWAAVADRLRAEGHTVYTPTLTGQGDRRRGLSPSVGVSTHVADLTELLWFEDLHDVVLVLHSYAGVLAGPVVEACADRIRSVVYAGAFVVRPGESLADVEPPAVAERYREAAAEHGGGWRIPATSAFLAQWAVTDPALQAFVGPRLTDFPLKSVTDAVAFDPAPLAVVPRTYIEHTAPPLPSLADSRAAAVADGATLRAIGTGHDMMLADPDGTAALLSELLVVMPPG, encoded by the coding sequence ATGGCGACGACGGTTCTGGTGCACGGGGCGATGCACGGCGGATGGGCGTGGGCCGCGGTCGCAGACAGGCTGCGGGCGGAGGGACACACCGTCTACACGCCGACGCTCACCGGGCAGGGCGATCGGCGCCGCGGCCTCAGCCCCTCGGTCGGAGTGAGCACGCACGTCGCCGATCTCACCGAACTGCTCTGGTTCGAAGACCTGCACGACGTCGTGCTGGTGCTGCACTCCTACGCCGGGGTGCTCGCAGGGCCGGTGGTGGAGGCGTGCGCCGACCGCATCCGCTCGGTCGTGTACGCGGGTGCCTTCGTGGTGCGGCCCGGCGAGAGCCTCGCCGACGTCGAGCCGCCCGCGGTCGCGGAGCGCTACCGCGAGGCCGCCGCGGAGCACGGCGGCGGGTGGCGCATCCCGGCCACGAGCGCGTTCCTCGCGCAATGGGCCGTCACCGACCCCGCCCTGCAGGCCTTCGTGGGGCCGCGCCTGACCGACTTCCCGCTGAAGTCGGTGACCGACGCGGTCGCGTTCGACCCCGCGCCTCTGGCCGTTGTGCCCCGCACGTACATCGAGCACACGGCCCCGCCCCTGCCGTCGCTCGCCGACTCGCGCGCTGCGGCGGTCGCCGACGGCGCGACGCTGCGCGCCATCGGCACCGGCCACGACATGATGCTGGCCGACCCCGACGGCACCGCCGCGCTGCTCTCGGAGCTGCTGGTGGTCATGCCGCCTGGGTAG
- a CDS encoding biotin transporter BioY, with the protein MSRFRIDATDIARIAVLAAVIAALGLPGAFSVFGAVPITAQTLGVMLAGTVLGAWRGFLSLLVFLALVAVGLPLLAGGHGGLAVFVGPTAGYLVGWLVGAAVIGWIVHLRGRRLTWLRTVVGLVVGGIVVIYAVGIPVQSLVTRLPLPETLLQSAVFLPGDIVKVVLAAIITMTLVRAYPKAFRHASGTPVEAASTREDARVP; encoded by the coding sequence ATGAGCAGGTTCCGCATCGATGCCACGGACATCGCCCGCATCGCCGTGCTGGCGGCGGTCATCGCCGCGCTCGGTCTGCCGGGGGCGTTCTCGGTGTTCGGCGCCGTTCCGATCACCGCACAGACGCTCGGCGTGATGCTCGCGGGCACCGTCCTCGGCGCCTGGCGCGGGTTCCTCTCCCTGCTGGTCTTCCTGGCGCTCGTCGCCGTCGGGCTCCCGCTGCTCGCCGGCGGCCACGGCGGTCTCGCCGTGTTCGTCGGGCCCACGGCCGGGTATCTCGTGGGGTGGCTCGTCGGCGCCGCCGTCATCGGCTGGATCGTGCACCTCCGCGGCCGCAGACTGACCTGGCTCCGCACCGTCGTGGGGCTCGTCGTCGGCGGCATCGTGGTGATCTACGCGGTCGGCATCCCGGTGCAGTCGCTCGTCACCCGGCTGCCGCTGCCCGAGACCCTGCTGCAGAGCGCGGTCTTCCTGCCGGGCGACATCGTGAAGGTGGTGCTGGCGGCGATCATCACGATGACGCTGGTGCGGGCCTACCCGAAGGCGTTCCGGCACGCGTCGGGCACGCCGGTGGAGGCGGCCTCGACGCGGGAGGACGCGCGGGTGCCGTGA
- a CDS encoding acyl-CoA dehydrogenase — MPETTATIAPTESPRRSRRLHVSDEFDGVMARIAEIAPMIREDGPAGEELGRPTPRVLDALKEIGVFRAMLPREVGGYEFSPRQQLQLMETLSWHEASTGWTVLGVIDQTALVAAYVDDIAVDEYFGDGFAIFSGQGTRPGRGRRVEGGYVISGEWQFNSGSSVSTHLETAVIGDDGRFVMATLPREKSTDVDNWDVLGLRASSSHDYRVDDVFVADTHTYDPVDGVARRGGAMFDVGLAYLATLQHAGWALGVCKRLLEEIRLLARQKASRRGASTSTDQFYASYASMEAQYRSARAFLLDLWGDVERTVDAGEAPSAEQISLMQLGTVTANRTAQSIATEVATWAGTALIRKGAIQRYFRDAYTGVEHLVCSPPVQQAVGKQLSGSAAEGAHWVFYDLVESAD, encoded by the coding sequence ATGCCCGAGACCACAGCGACTATCGCACCGACGGAGTCGCCGCGCCGGTCGCGCCGGCTCCACGTGAGCGACGAGTTCGACGGCGTCATGGCCCGGATCGCCGAGATCGCCCCCATGATCCGCGAGGACGGGCCGGCGGGCGAAGAGCTCGGCCGGCCGACGCCGCGCGTGCTCGATGCTCTGAAGGAGATCGGTGTGTTCCGGGCGATGCTGCCGCGTGAGGTCGGCGGGTACGAGTTCAGCCCGCGGCAGCAGCTCCAGCTCATGGAGACGCTCTCCTGGCACGAGGCGTCGACCGGCTGGACGGTTCTGGGTGTCATCGACCAGACCGCCCTGGTCGCCGCGTACGTCGACGACATCGCCGTCGACGAGTACTTCGGTGACGGCTTCGCCATCTTCTCGGGGCAGGGCACGCGACCGGGACGGGGCCGGCGCGTCGAAGGCGGGTACGTGATCTCAGGCGAGTGGCAGTTCAACTCGGGGTCGTCGGTCTCCACCCATCTCGAGACCGCCGTGATCGGCGACGACGGGCGGTTCGTCATGGCGACGCTGCCGCGGGAGAAGTCCACCGACGTCGACAACTGGGACGTGCTCGGCCTCCGCGCGAGCTCCTCGCACGACTACCGGGTCGACGACGTCTTCGTGGCCGACACCCACACCTACGACCCCGTCGACGGCGTCGCCCGTCGGGGAGGCGCCATGTTCGACGTGGGGCTCGCCTATCTCGCCACCCTGCAGCACGCCGGTTGGGCGCTCGGCGTCTGCAAGCGACTGCTCGAGGAGATCAGGCTCCTGGCCCGCCAGAAGGCCTCACGCCGGGGCGCCTCCACGTCGACCGACCAGTTCTATGCCTCCTACGCCTCGATGGAGGCCCAGTACCGCAGCGCCCGGGCGTTCCTGCTCGACCTGTGGGGAGACGTGGAGCGCACCGTCGACGCGGGCGAGGCGCCGAGCGCCGAACAGATCTCGCTGATGCAGCTGGGAACGGTGACGGCGAACCGCACCGCCCAGTCCATCGCCACCGAGGTGGCGACCTGGGCCGGAACCGCCCTCATCAGGAAGGGTGCGATCCAGCGCTACTTCCGCGACGCCTACACGGGTGTCGAGCACCTGGTCTGCAGCCCCCCGGTGCAACAGGCGGTCGGTAAGCAGCTCTCCGGCAGCGCGGCGGAGGGGGCGCACTGGGTGTTCTACGACCTCGTCGAGTCGGCCGACTAG
- a CDS encoding winged helix-turn-helix transcriptional regulator, which yields MTDIRSGLVGNPLRIDDEECRRLAGVMEIIGKRWSSGIFLALGMGAERFSEIEQRVEGLSGRMLSVRLRELEAAGLVVRTVEPTTPVSIYYRLTERGTELLRSLQPMAHYARRWEPPVPRPTAPAP from the coding sequence GTGACTGACATTCGCTCCGGGCTCGTCGGCAACCCACTCCGCATCGACGACGAGGAGTGTCGTCGCCTCGCCGGGGTCATGGAGATCATCGGCAAGCGCTGGTCGAGCGGCATCTTCCTGGCCCTGGGCATGGGCGCCGAGCGCTTCAGCGAGATCGAGCAGCGCGTCGAGGGTCTCTCCGGCCGCATGCTCAGCGTCCGCCTCCGCGAACTCGAAGCCGCCGGCCTCGTCGTGCGCACCGTCGAACCCACCACCCCCGTCAGCATCTACTACCGCCTCACCGAACGCGGCACCGAACTCCTCCGCTCCCTCCAGCCCATGGCCCACTACGCCCGCCGCTGGGAACCCCCCGTCCCCCGCCCCACCGCCCCCGCGCCCTGA
- a CDS encoding PucR family transcriptional regulator, with protein MPKGRDVGGAAPWMRRLRPSQPVVADTSAMSEDALIIYDRFGLEAFAWSFENAETTVAAIFESTPSIAAEAGLHSIFMRGLRASVLREMRMADGEDLDPMTEECADVARDFARRGLDLTTMLETIRIGSRVSSAEYIRAASVLIEDPEERADAIARLMDVFFGSLVRFSAEMSDIFEAERSRWDTSRSAERLAMVNSLLAGRAVDRRRMSDVLNYDLDGRHVAAVAWSAGTEGTARLGALLTAELDALGANDPLVVDVGLGAAWGWGVVTDRGLSVPPTDPPVGISVAVSQVRQGRAGFARAHREAMKVEQLLKFAAPTMPRRVFHADVELATLLASDLESARYFVRGQLGQLAVDDERMERLRTTLWLYLENERSVATVANLQFIARNTVTYRVKQAETLIGRRVEDARLNLQPALLLARILGRRVLTEPPSD; from the coding sequence ATGCCGAAAGGCAGGGATGTGGGCGGAGCCGCCCCCTGGATGCGGAGGTTGCGGCCGAGCCAGCCCGTCGTCGCCGACACCAGCGCGATGTCGGAGGACGCCCTCATCATCTACGACAGGTTCGGCCTCGAGGCCTTCGCGTGGAGCTTCGAGAACGCCGAGACGACGGTGGCGGCCATCTTCGAGTCGACACCGTCGATCGCCGCGGAGGCCGGTCTGCACAGCATCTTCATGCGAGGTCTTCGCGCATCCGTCCTCCGGGAGATGCGGATGGCCGACGGCGAAGACCTCGACCCCATGACCGAGGAGTGCGCCGACGTCGCCCGTGATTTCGCACGTCGCGGCCTCGACCTCACGACGATGCTCGAGACCATCCGGATCGGCAGCCGCGTGTCGTCTGCCGAATACATCCGCGCGGCCAGCGTGCTGATCGAAGACCCCGAGGAGCGCGCCGATGCGATAGCTCGTCTCATGGATGTCTTCTTCGGTTCCCTCGTGCGGTTCTCCGCGGAGATGTCGGACATCTTCGAGGCCGAACGTTCCCGGTGGGACACCTCTCGATCGGCCGAGCGGCTAGCGATGGTCAACTCCCTGCTGGCCGGGCGAGCGGTCGATCGGCGGCGGATGAGCGACGTGCTGAACTACGACCTCGACGGGCGCCACGTCGCCGCCGTCGCCTGGTCGGCCGGAACGGAGGGCACTGCGAGGCTCGGCGCCCTGCTCACTGCAGAGCTCGACGCACTCGGCGCGAACGATCCGCTCGTCGTCGACGTCGGGCTCGGCGCCGCCTGGGGCTGGGGGGTGGTGACCGACAGGGGGCTCTCCGTTCCCCCGACGGATCCGCCCGTCGGCATCTCCGTCGCGGTCAGTCAGGTCAGGCAGGGCAGGGCCGGTTTCGCCCGGGCCCACCGGGAGGCGATGAAGGTCGAGCAGCTGCTCAAGTTCGCCGCCCCGACGATGCCGCGACGTGTCTTCCACGCCGACGTGGAGCTCGCGACACTCTTGGCCTCCGATCTGGAGAGCGCCCGGTACTTCGTGCGTGGCCAGCTGGGTCAGCTCGCCGTCGACGATGAGCGCATGGAGCGCCTCCGCACCACATTGTGGTTGTACCTGGAGAACGAGCGGAGCGTCGCGACCGTGGCGAACCTGCAGTTCATCGCGCGGAACACGGTCACCTACCGTGTGAAGCAGGCGGAGACCCTCATCGGCAGACGCGTCGAAGACGCTCGCCTCAATCTCCAGCCGGCCCTCCTCCTGGCGCGAATCCTCGGCCGGCGCGTGCTGACCGAGCCGCCGTCCGACTAG
- a CDS encoding energy-coupling factor transporter transmembrane protein EcfT, which translates to MITLYKPGTGWLHRMPAGPKAAGILVVVLAVSLLPTSWWSAGIAAVVVVVAYLVSRLGLRELGRQTIAVRWIIVITLATQLLFLPTEAAVANSARVVAALLLASLLVLSTRIADLLDAFENALGPFRRLGVDPSRVALMLAVAVNTIPVLARLATSVREAQRARGVRAGPVAFVVPFLVVALKHADELGEALTARGVR; encoded by the coding sequence GTGATCACCCTCTACAAGCCCGGCACCGGGTGGCTGCACCGGATGCCCGCCGGCCCTAAGGCCGCCGGGATCCTCGTCGTGGTGCTCGCCGTGTCGCTGCTGCCCACGAGCTGGTGGTCGGCCGGGATCGCCGCGGTCGTGGTGGTGGTGGCCTATCTCGTCTCCCGCCTCGGCCTGCGGGAGCTCGGCCGGCAGACGATCGCCGTGCGCTGGATCATCGTCATCACCCTCGCCACCCAGCTGCTGTTCCTCCCCACCGAGGCGGCCGTCGCCAACTCGGCCCGCGTCGTCGCCGCCCTGCTGCTCGCGTCGTTGCTCGTACTCAGCACGCGCATCGCCGACCTGCTCGACGCCTTCGAGAATGCGCTCGGGCCGTTCCGTCGGCTCGGTGTCGACCCCTCGCGGGTGGCGCTGATGCTCGCGGTGGCGGTGAACACCATCCCGGTGCTGGCGCGACTCGCGACGTCGGTGCGCGAGGCGCAACGCGCCCGTGGTGTGCGGGCGGGGCCGGTCGCGTTCGTGGTGCCGTTCCTCGTCGTCGCTCTCAAGCACGCCGACGAGCTCGGCGAGGCCCTCACCGCCCGCGGGGTGCGGTAG